The Littorina saxatilis isolate snail1 linkage group LG1, US_GU_Lsax_2.0, whole genome shotgun sequence nucleotide sequence TTGACATTTTCTTATGTTCTCTAAATGAAAATGTACTTTATGAGTTTATCTTCTTTAATAGATCTATCTATATCAGATTTTTCACTGAATATAATTAATATGGAAAACATGATTTAGATTATATTTATATATGGTATTGTGTGGAGGGACAGAACAATTGGGAAACAATTGATTGAAGAATCTTCTCATGTGTAAAAGTGGTCAGTCTATTTTTAAGATCTAGTTAAAGTAACTTCATgtaattattattgttattaacTTTATAAgcaaaatgggggggggggggggcccggTCTGTGTCTTTTTCGTTTTAagttgtggttgtttttttcagcCATTTGACGTGAAGGTGTTCCAACTGCAAGTCGACATCCCAGCTGATTACCCTTTTGAGGTGAGGATCAATCTATTTGATAAATCAATCATTTTGGCAATCTCCTTATTTAGTCTCATTTGACTGTGTACTTCATCTTCTTGATGAATGAAATTTGGAACTTtcactcttttttttaaagacgtCATTTCAAGTTCAAGGGGACTGGTTTATTTTTTAGTTACCAATTATTAAATGCTTTGTAACATACATAGGTTTAGTTTTCTAAAAGGCTTAAGGTTTTGTCATCATCATACATCCTGCTTGTGTTTCTTCTCTTAAAGTTTAACTTGTTAAAGAGGCATGTGATTGTTCAATTTTTTGTTATCAAACTGAAACAATTATGTAAAATACTAATTTTAAAGTAGTACTCAGTAGTAGTACTAGTAGATGCTCAGTTATTTTCCCTTGACAACAATATTTAGATTGTACAATTCTTTGCAGATGATGACAATTTCCCTACCAAGTGAGCAAGACCTGCCTGAAACTGTCAGAAGGTGagtcttaggccaaaaaaaaaataggtctgtttacggtaacataggcccaaaaaataggtcgggatttttttttttttttttttcttcaaaaaacccatatttttacgttattatgcaaaaaaaacaaaagattttttttcttctcccaaatgccaaaaaaaagtctagggtcgcgcgaaaaaaatagggtcggtcgggttaccgtaaacagactattttttttttgtggccttattgTTTCTCTTCATGAAGTTTTGTGATTGTGATGCTgcgtttttcaaaaattaaaaacaagctagtATCAACATTTATGGAACTTTCAGCtgtgttttctgtgttcgaTAACATGCGATAGATAGCAGCTGTGAATGATCAGTTCAATTGAGATACAGTATGAACAAACCGAGCCGAGGTTAGACTATGATGAGTAAACTTAAACACTCTTGTCACATCTCATTAGGTATGTGGAAGCGTCCATTGAGGAATGGCTGGAGGACAAAGAGAGACAACTGGAAGAGAATGGACAGGTGGAGCTTGTCTTCCGCCCCTTCCTTCGCTGGCTGGACAGGAAGATTGAGGACGTTGTGACTGAGGGACTGAAGCAGGTATATTTCAAGCAATCAGTCATTCACTGTTATGTTGTCCACAGTTAGTGCTTGTTAAAACAACATTACTAGCATACACGTGCATGTACCTTGATGTACATAGCGCAAACATgcgagagcacacacacatgtgaaaCTGAAACATTCTGAAAATGTCATTTAAGAACGGAGATGCTAGAAATTATTGTCAGTAATGCGAGCATTCATATATACCTTTCCTTTTGTTAAAAAATCTAAATTTCGTGTGCTTTCAGATGAAGCGTGAGATAGTAGCCAGAGCTTCTGGTCTGGAGTTCATCTCTGCTAAGCAGCTGCAGAAACAGTACCCTGGACAGACCTCTAAGAATtctgatgatgaagatgatgatgaagatgatgacgaAACTGCCTCAGACAGCGAAGATGACTCCAGCAGTGATTACGGAGGCAGTGAGGAGGAGCAATCGGGTGATGAGAACACTGAAGAAAAGGAAGACAACGACAAGGTCATCAAGAAGTCACGCCAGGACAAGGTGAAGGCCATGCTGGCGGACCCAGAGCGCAAGGGAACGGAAGTGATGCTGAAGAACCTGCAGCTGAAAGAGAGCACGGCCACGATGTACTGCGACAAGATCAGCCTGGCCATCCAGTGCGAACGCTGCAAGGGAACGTCAGAGTTCATGGCCACTGGGGGCAGGGTCAATGTGGTGCAGTGTGGTCAGTGTGGCCAGACACAGATGGCAACATACCGGCCAGCCATGGTGCACCAGTTCTCGTCTGTGATCGGCTTCTTGGATCTGGACGCCTGCCTGCCGTTCGACGTCATCCTGCAGAACAGCAGCCTCATCCTCTCCTGTCTCCATTGCTCCAAGGAAACCAATCCTGGGGTGAGTTGTAAACAATTGCtttcttttgtttgcttttgttctTCCTTGCATCAGCAAACCAAACCTGgtgtgtgttatgtacagttTGTTTCGTTCCTCCCACtattctttcttgcttttgACATTTGATTCTTGTCATTACAAGACCAGCAACCCAGGAAAGTAATGACAGTTAGTCCCAGTATAGGCAAGGGTGTCCTTCGGTATAGTTAATTAATTAAATCAGCCTTCCAGTTCTTTGCAATATTTTGTTCATGtaatagtggggggggggggggggggaatgagaACATGAACTTATGACAAGGAAGAGAGTGGGCCATTGAAGATGAGCTGATGATCGTTGGTACTTTTTATGTTTGTATTATTAGTGCCTGAAGTAATAACATGTCTGCTTTTGTCGACAGGCGTTGTTGCCAGGGCAACCTCAGGATCACTGGTGCCGTGTCTGTCACCGAAAACTGAGGGTGGCCACTGATGGTGTGCGTTTTACTCAGTTGGAGCCATCCAAGACTCTGCAGAGTAAGTTTTGAGGTCCATGCactgtttcattaaaaaaaagtcaccATGCACAACAAGATCACCATGCCTCTTCTTCGTTTGTGGGTTGCAACTTCCTCGTACATTAGCTTTTGGAGCGTATAGGCTTACAGTGCTGTTTTTCCCCAGCCATTTTGGCAGTCATCACCCTGCTTCAAATTTCATATGGAGTAGTATGGAAATCACTGGGAATCTATAATGTACAGGCATGCTTTTCATGGACAACAAATTCTGCAGTGCTGACTGTGAAAGCATTGTTACCGAAACTGAAAGGCCACTAAAAAGTGGTTACAAAaggtgtaaaaaaaaaccaacgaaGTATATGATTGTGCTGGAAATGACATAATTATCTCAAGGACCATATAAGAAAGAATACCCTCTGGTTTCGTTAGCACCTTGACCTTGCAAGGCCTTCAAGAAGCATTCTGTTTATTTATGTTCCTCAAGGGAGCCAGTGGCTGAGTCAAGTCTATTAATACTCATGTTATTTTTCAATCGTGCAGGCATCAAGGGCATGGTGAAGGTGGTGGTGCCAACACGCAAACGCATCCCCAAGGACCCAGCTATTCAGGAGGGAAAGCCGCTGCCCAACTTTGGCACATGCAAGCACTACAAGAAAAGCTACCGCTGGATGCGTTTTCCCTGTTGCGGCAAGTGCTACCCTTGTGACATCTGCCACGACTCCAAGGAAGACCACGAGATGAAGTTCGCCAACCGGATGATCTGCGGTTTCTGCTGCAAGGAGCAGGTATGTCGTGTCGTTTTCTGGTCTCTCAAATTTCATGGAAGTAACTCAAGGAAGGAATAATGAactgcatttcagtttggagagTAAAGTGTCAGGGGAGGGGAACTTGAGTTGTAGTCGGTGCATTTCCTACTGTTTGAGTAGTTTGAAAGTGATAGAGAgtgacaccccccgcgggttagggggagtcccatattggttgggacgagaaagaatttacccgatgctacccagcatgtcgtaagaggcgactaacggttctgtttctccttttacccttgttaagtgtttcttgtatagaatatagtcaatgtttgtaaagattttagtcaagcagtatgtaagaaatgttaagtcctttgtactggaaacttgcattctcccagtaaggtcatatattgtactgcgttgcaagcccctggagcaatttttttattagtgcttttgtgaacaagaaacaattaacaagtggctctatcccatctcccccctttcccctatcccatctcccccctttccctgtcgcgatataaccttgaatggttgaaaactacgttaaacaccaaagaaagatagagagtgACGTATTTTGACCCTGTCCTTTTCTCCAGTTGTCGGGTTAATTGGTTCATTTGTGaagacgggcggggatgtagctcagtcggtagcgcgctggatttgtatccagttggccgctgtcagcgtgagttcgtctccacgttcggcgagagatttatttctcagagtcaactttgtgtgcagactctcctcggtgtccgaacaccctcgtgtgtacacgcaagcacaagaccaagtgcgcacgaaaaagatcctgtaatccatgtcagagttcggtgggttatagaaacacgaaaatacccagcatgcttcctccgaaagcggcgtatggctgcctaaatggcgaggtaaaaacggtcatacacgtaaaagccgtgggagtttcagcccatgaacgaacaaacaaaatttgTGAAGACAAGAGCTTGAATCTCTGTAGACTGATTGAGAGTCACTTTTTATATAAAGGCAGTTTGATCAAATTTCTTCTAAATGTACCGTATTTTCGGGACTATAAGGCACAGTGTGGAAATACGTTTTTTCCTTGATGTGTGGTGAGATCAAAGTGTCTGCATTCTCAGAGCTGTTTGGCCTGGTGGCCTGAGGTCAATGACCATATTTTCAGCCGAGACTAGCTGCCTGCACTAGCCATACACAAGGCGATAGCAGTCAATAGGGCGCAGGGGTCACGGTTGAGGAAAATAGTTGCGCCTTATAGTCCCGAAAGTACTGTATGCAAGAATGTCTTGCAAAGTGTGAATGGTGAAGAAATGTGTACAACACTTGAAAGTGTAAAGATCCAGTGTAAAGATAAAAACAGAGGCCGACAGGCACCCTcgcagagagagaagggagaaacTTTGTGACTGCGATCTGCCAGGAGGATCGAATAGCATATCACTGTCCTCCTCCTGTTTCAGCCATACGCAGCAGATAGACCCTGCAAGGGATGTGACATGAACATGACCAAGGTTCACACCTCACACTGGGAAGGCGGCCAGGGTTGTCGAGACAAGATTTCTATGAACAGGTCAGTACCTCACTACAACACTCTGCAAGAATACCTGTGGGGGGTAAAAGTTGAAAGAAAACAGAGATATATGTATGACATTTTTCTTGTCATTACTAAAGGAAGGGACACAGACAAAGCTTTGGGGATATCAATATGATCAGTATGAAAATAAAGCATTGTGAGCAATCACTTCACACTTTTTAAGAGAGAATAGCAATCACTTTACACTTTTTAAGAGAAAATAGCAATCACTTCACACTTTTTTCTTGGCGTTTCTGTAGctagtgggtttttttacgGGGTGGGGTAGCTAGCCCaacgcccaaccctcctcctttttcagccgggcttgggaccgtccTAGGcgtaggtgaggtgaggtgaatCACTTCACACTTTTTAAGAGAGAATAGCAATCACTTTACACTTTTTAAGAGAAAATAGCAATCACTTCACACTTTTTAAGAGAGAATAGCAATCACTTCACACTTTTTAAGAGAGAATAGCAATCACTTCACACTTTTTAAGAGAGAAGAGCAATCACTTCACACTTTTTTAAGAGAGAATAGCAATCACTTCACACTTTTTAAGAGAGAATAGCAATCACTTCACACTTTTTAAGAGAGAATAGCAATCACTTCACACTTTTTAAGAGAGAAGAGCAATCACTTCACACTTTTTAAGAGAATAGCAATCACTTTACACTTTTTAAGAGAAAATAGCAATCACTTCACACTTTTTAAGAGAGAATAGCAATCACTTCACACTTTTTAAGAGAGAATAGCAATCACTTCACACTTTTTAAGAGAGAATAGCAATCACTTCACACTTTTTAAGAGAGAATAGCAATCACTTCACACTTTTTAAGAGAGAATAGCAATCACTTTACACTTTTTAAGAGAAAATAGCAATCACTTCACACTTTTTAAGAGAGAATAGCAATCACTTCACACTTTTTAAGAGAGAATAGCAATCACTTCACACTTTTTAAGAGAGAAGAGCAATCACTTCACACTTTTTAAGAGAAAATGGTTAATTTAGCGTACAGCTAagttctttctctgtgtgtgcatgattgtgtgtgtttccagAGTGTTGTAAATAGTCCTCACTTTCTTGCCTGTTTGGTCCTCAAGACCATAGTTACAACATATCTGTAACCATGATTCTTGTTTATTTTCAGAAATGATAAACATAAGCATAAAAACCAGTCCAAGACAGTGTCGAAGCATTCACAGAAGGTCAAGGAGATGCAGTCGAAGAAGAAGACCAAACTTCGTCACGCCTAACTGACAAATCTTGATTGATTTTGTCAGAAAACTAGTACATGTATtacatgttgtttttttgcttgccagttttcgtttttctttttctttcgaaaTTGCAGTGGATTTATTTTTACAactatttattgctgttcaaagaCAATAATAGTACATGTATTCAATAGAGTGTAGTCTGTAGCCAATTGAATATTGACCAAATAACCTTGTTCTCAGTATGCATTTGTTGTTCAGTTTTGCGAAGAATCATGAACCCTTTTAAAGAATTATGCTAACTTTTATTATTTTTCTCAATGATTCAGATACTTACTGTTTTGTAAAAATATTATCTAAATCTGTAAAACctagttttgtattttgtacTCTCATTTCaggttttcttcttgtttgttgtgtttaaAAGACAGTAGTGTGCACAATATTGTATATGGGTAAGCACACATACTTTGGTTTAGATTATTCCTCTTGTTCTCTCTGGAAAAGTAAATACCAATGTAAATTTCAATCTGCTTGgcatttgtgtgggtgtgtgtgtgtgtgtgttggtatgaATGTGTAAgaattttgtattttgtttcttttaagtgtttgttgagttgagttgaccaaatgtgtgtgttgtgtaactAAAATGTTTTGGTTTCACATAACAGCTGggtctcacttacacacacatacacacacacacacacacacacacatatatagttATGCATATACACTGCTCAGCAGGCAAGAGTATGAAAATATGAAGAAAACCGCAGGACAAAGAACACTGCTTTCATCCGATCTCTTACCTGACATCATTCATAACATCATTAAAGAACTTTCAAAGCCTGGACAAGTCTTTAATACATAAACAAATATAAACAATAGCAGAAGTTAACACACAATGTGTCGAAATTTAAACACATTTGGCAGGAAAAATGTAGGAGGGTGGAGCGATGTTGCCTTAAATATTGAAGTTTCGGCACAGAGAAAAAATACAGTATCATTCTGCTGCAAAAAACCCTTAATTTTTCCTTAGATTTGCCATCAAAAGCAACAAGAATACTTGATTTAACGTGAAGCTGAACAGCCACCTGAATGTGAACTTATTCAAGCTACGATTTGTATATGTATTTCTGTTCGCGCTAgtttgttcgtgtgtctgtgtattgaCGTAAGCATATAATGTGTCCTACCAGAAATCTGCACAAATGTACGTCTGTCATGTCttcttgcctctctctctctctctctctctctctctctctctctctctctctctctctctctctctctctcttatatcaACACATCCACAGACATTGCGGTAGACTGACAAGGCAGACTGGGCTGTGGCAGGTTGGGATGTCGccctctcgctctgtctctccacCATGGTTGACTGAAAAGGTTATTGAAGCCATGGCTCTGCGTGATTTATTTCATAACATAAACAATAACAAGCCTTGCACTGAACATCTTTCGTACAAAAAGAGAGTCGGCAGGATCTTCTGTCCCTACTATTTTGTGGACAAAACTTATTGCGGACACGGCAGATGTAATAGAACTAGAAGCATACTTCCGCTCATGCATGAATGCCACAAACCGAatcaaaacaatttcagaaGAAGGAAATTCAAACATAATTTTGTGTAACCGGTGAAATTCCATAACTAACAATGTTGTCTGTCCCAGAGGGAAAACACAAATCAGTTCTACATCCAAGGCGTACTTGTATGATCAAGCTGCATATTAAAGGCagagtgcagctcacagccttcgttttgcgtttttgttgcagctgagtgcatttagcctacagttcaaaaatcctcctatggtagtaaaacaaacccaaaactacccaacgacgacatctgtgaagctcgacagtttcttgttcacgcgagtgcataaattaacctagttattacgtggtgtttggtcggagttcgattcaactgagtgattccggcctccattttgttttacacaaactcatgatgatgtctgacatagtttgctagtgacgtgtctttttgtgcatgatgtcaCTCAGTggtgatctaaatttagatccaaaaataggtcaagaccagccgggtccgagtacgaaattaattcgttaaaaaatcgcagttcttgactctttgggtccaagtcaatgaaacttggtagttcttctcacggatagctgcctgaggaatgactaaaagccccaggggctccgtgcacctggatttgacaagttcagtacctttaagcatagacctatattagagggggtaaaaaatcaagggtctgccaaacccggcaaatgcagtaggcagcccagagaaccctaagtacctctcccaaagatggtacttttcggcaatatttacagtttcaaattgtTAGGATAACTTCTTTGTGATTTTATagaggtgttctggggaaactgaaaggtagcctcgtcaggggacaactattcaaacccatatcctcatcattttgtttctcgattgagaataatcatttatagatctATGACTATTGTTCATTTCCCTTGTTAGGGTGTACTTGCATGTACTGGTGGTTTATTTACCATATGGTCCTCAGTGACTGAGGCTTACTGGTGTTGGAGGGATATTTTGTTTTCCCTTATGGTATCCTGAAACTGGTCTCCAAGCTCATGTATTCTGGCAGTAGAACCGTTCATTGCTGGGTTGAACTCAGTGGAAGGGTACACACCGGTCCTTCTCGATTGCGAGAATAAGCGATTGCTTTGCAGTGGTGAGACTCATTCTGCATTTGAAGGATTCCTGCAGTTTGTCCAAGATGGGGATCACCCTTTCTTTGGCTGGTTTCAGGTTAACCTGTATGGCTTGTAGTTGATTCTGTCTGTTTTAATAGACAATCTCGTCAGAGTTGTTCTGCGATCTTATTGGTGGGGCCAGGTTTCGCCCGTGGGTTGGCTGGTTTGTGTAGATGCGGGATAAGCGTGTGTCAATCAACGCTCCGGTGGCTGGGCGTAGCGTCTTTGATACGTGTAGTGGGGCTCTATTGGCGTGGTGGGCGGAGTtgccgtggggggggggggggggggagggtgatgGTTGGGCGCGAAATTGTGTCCCTCCCTCTCCGTTGCGGCTGAGTGATCGTGTTGCGTGTCGAGTCGATTCATTCGTGTTATCAGCAATATAGATCAGTAAATAACCGATGGGCTGCTTTTACCTTCACCGTTTGTTGGTGTAACATTTTATGTTTGTTCGTAGCTTTATTCATTCTCTCCCTGATTTCTGTGACTGTTGTTATGTCAGGGGGGtatgtctttttgttgtttttgtcatctTTACGTATGACTCTgtctcagggccggactaccgggggggttatgggggttgcgcaaccccccccccccccctagcctaaacatgtaccttacttatttaatttttttattattattgcttattttatgccgtttcatgtaaggagcgaccattttcctatctcagaatatgacctacccaacgagggggggggtgggttctagggtttccggaccccccccccccccccccagccaaaaaataaaaatattgaatgaggtatgcatttctttattttacattgagtttaaatttttggggtattaatcagtgacaaaatctgctgcctgaaactggtaatgatcatcctcagaatgcaccagattgcaccattttgcatcctttttttcaaaattttccgggggggcatgcccccgggccCCCCTAGATAGCTAGACGCTTCgtgccgtcggctcggcgctttgcgccttcacacccatatcttcacaatatacttttgaaaaaaaccagtcatataatgaactgatccgcccctgccgccaggggggacatccccctggggcaccactggcaaccccccccccccccccctcctcttcgcctagtccggccctgtgtctTGATTGTCAGATAGCTCTTTGAGGGCTTTCCTTTCATCTTCAGAGAGGTTGGATTGTAGAGATTTTATAGTTCCATTCTGGTATTGAAGATGTACTCTTCGATTGCTTCGTTGcctagtgggggggggggggggggggttccaattgGATTTTGTGTAGAACGGAGGTATTTCCGTGTTGGAGGTGTTTTCACGGAAGTGAAGTTTGCATCGAATGTTTCGTGCAAGTTTGCAGAAATCTGCAGAGATTTGTTTTCtcatggttggtttgttggtttttggcgTTGGTATGAATTTGAGGCCTTTTGCTAAGCCCAGATATTGTCCATCCGAGAGTGGCACATTTGACAGGTTGATCACGAATTGTTTGGCTCGTGTcaggttgttgttgattttcttttctttctcattgGAAAGTCTGGTTTGTTTCCTCCTTTTGATGCGGAGTTTTGTTTTGGAGTGTCTGCCCATGATTTGGGAGAGAGCCGTATAGTGACAAATGCACTTTGACCACGGATAGTGGGGTGGTATCGCGTGTCCCTTTGATACGGGAATGTGAGGGGATGAGCAGACCGTTGAGATAGTGTTCAGTTGGGGTTTTTAGTTAGTGCCAATGTGCAGATATAACAGTTGGGGAAGAGGCTTAGGAATGTGCAGGCCTCAGTCTCTTCGTTTCCTTTCCCGGCCCGTCCCTTGATTGGGTTTGAGGGAAGGCAAATGCTGGAAATACCTAGTGCTGTAGGAATTAGTAGCGTATCCGCGTGTGTGACTTGATACCCTTATTGCTGCGGCGTCAGAGTTGAAACGGATTGTATCCCGTCTGTTCTGGTTGATATTTGGGGAATAGTGTGGAATTTCACGGTTACCTCTTAGTCTGGCTAGAGGCACATAGTTTAGGTGTGTGCCGGAAATGCCCTGGCACTGGAAGGATTAGTTGTATCGTTTCAGCGTCTGTTGATAGAGACCGATCTATTTACGGTGTCGTAGTGGAGACAGATGTTATCCATCTCTGGGGGTTTGATAACTGGGGATTAATTGTAAAGTTGTATCATTTTCCCTAATTCGAAGCAAGCACTTTATGAGGAAATTTCTCTCTCacaggtacaagttcaaggtttAGGAGAGGCACAACTGACTTTCTGTTTGATAGCTGGGGATTAGGTGCAGTGTTGTATCTTTTTCCCTGATTCGAAGCaaacactttatgaggaaattTCTCTCTCACGGGTGTAAGTTCAAGGTTTAGGAAAGGCACAACTTTCTGTTTGATAGCTGGGGATTAATTGTAGAGTTGTTCATTTTCCCTAATTTCTCTCTCACGGGTGTAAGTTCAAGGTTTAGGAAAGGCACAACTTTCTGTTTGATAGCTGGGGATTAATTGTAGAGTTGTTCATTTTCCCTAATTTGAAGCaaacactttatgaggaaattTCTCTCTCACGGGTGTAAGTTCAAGGTTAAGGTAAGGCACAACTTTCTGTTTGATGACAGGGGATCAATTGTAGAGTTGTATCATTTTCCCTAATTCGAAGCaaacactttatgaggaaattTCTCTCTCACGGGTGTAAGTTCAAGGTTTAGGTAAGGCACAACTTTCTGTTTGATAGCTGGGGATTAGGTGCAGTGTTGTATCTTTTTCCCTGATTCGAAGCaaacactttatgaggaaattTCTCTCTCACGGGTGTAAGTTCAAGGTTTAGGTAAGGCACAACTTTCTGTTTGATAGCTGGGGATTAGGTGCAGTGTTGTATCTTTTTCCCTGATTCGAAGCAAACACTTTATGATACTAtactaatataggtccctgctttAAGCAATCTCAAAGACGTGCACACAGGAGTTCTGGATGTCTGAGAGCAATTTCAG carries:
- the LOC138979743 gene encoding uncharacterized protein — protein: MSFPVCKFFRSEQGCKFGNKCRYKHSDSFSPPFHHPFYQQNQNEASVNSYGPPATPTIHQGYFSANPSENESSVSYQEAGYSCSSQGSPYFNTPGNNGSPVSSADSPSRFEAQFRNLETSDQNEEAVTASSHSATNPTPRPTRKACHYFARNGNCCFGSRCRFEHVQPHSAAPRFQRQHYAQPTGLEADGHPSVPQDPKGDKEKRVNIPGRDDGNFRFNPADRPRPLGSVAQDPLKGHAAAGQIADTDQGQEGTEDRSTTENQQVKSDKICQFYLTGRCWKGNRCKFLHPEHPAESLKKKPATVGDRHNDGQRKQKEPSSSGPKPAQKADKILATEQSKEKITPAQQPRAPYVAQGTKKYHRDEVDEVEASRLRRTEIEQLIKRFPKSKVKVNRDCAEYFQCVVSFSPTDPDWPFDVKVFQLQVDIPADYPFEMMTISLPSEQDLPETVRRYVEASIEEWLEDKERQLEENGQVELVFRPFLRWLDRKIEDVVTEGLKQMKREIVARASGLEFISAKQLQKQYPGQTSKNSDDEDDDEDDDETASDSEDDSSSDYGGSEEEQSGDENTEEKEDNDKVIKKSRQDKVKAMLADPERKGTEVMLKNLQLKESTATMYCDKISLAIQCERCKGTSEFMATGGRVNVVQCGQCGQTQMATYRPAMVHQFSSVIGFLDLDACLPFDVILQNSSLILSCLHCSKETNPGALLPGQPQDHWCRVCHRKLRVATDGVRFTQLEPSKTLQSIKGMVKVVVPTRKRIPKDPAIQEGKPLPNFGTCKHYKKSYRWMRFPCCGKCYPCDICHDSKEDHEMKFANRMICGFCCKEQPYAADRPCKGCDMNMTKVHTSHWEGGQGCRDKISMNRNDKHKHKNQSKTVSKHSQKVKEMQSKKKTKLRHA